One part of the Immundisolibacter sp. genome encodes these proteins:
- the csx17 gene encoding type I-U CRISPR-associated protein Csx17 yields the protein MILHRLDGCAPVPLAHYLKALGILRLVAEQLDPEARGWWEGERFFLASHSDEEELLAFFLNRYAPTAIVSPWNKGSGFFYINDPGLAPVEASVAPRLARIREGIGAARRMLDAMSAADQRVRAIKEEVKDKSLSRIEREQLKKSEDYRKRLADAERQVKQIKTNLMPDLRREWRGSHREWMDAALVLDEVGTARFPALLGTGGNDGRLDFTNNYLQRLGALFDLSAAGAPARPEAVESLREALFGAVGRSRTSGAGAGQFDPGGNTNAWDFILMLEGAVMFTAASTRRLNTQGASRAAAPFAISAHAAGYASASDSDESARGEQWMPLWSQPMTFVELHRLLAEGRAQLDAQTATEPLDLARAVARLGVARGIHAFQRYGYIERNGQSNLAVPLGRFVVPEYAAPTLACLDDLDAWLPRLRREARRKGVPARFTQAERRLADVLFALTQHPNEPTRWQTVLLRLSDIEALQVHGIGINAGPIPRLRPQWAHVADDGSPELRLALAFALQCADARASKRDGVRRHWLTLDKGRFRTSGTGSAQRLAPETDRVMQGRSGADDALALLSRRMVEAAAHGERRLPLEPGFGIAASRHDLARLIAGEVDLDRCLSLARALMALDGRDCAAHPPRLAAPPADWPDDAWLTIRLALLPWPLPDGRHAGADPAILRRLQAGDASAAVGLAIRRLRAAGIASNVRAAATAPELARRYAAALAFPISRDTAVRFAHRLAPIFDQENAA from the coding sequence ATGATCCTGCACCGACTCGACGGCTGCGCGCCCGTGCCGCTGGCGCATTACCTAAAGGCGCTGGGCATCCTGCGGCTGGTAGCCGAACAACTCGACCCCGAGGCGCGCGGCTGGTGGGAGGGTGAGCGTTTTTTTCTGGCCAGTCACAGCGACGAGGAAGAACTGCTGGCCTTCTTCCTGAACCGCTATGCACCAACGGCAATTGTGTCTCCGTGGAACAAGGGATCGGGATTTTTCTACATCAACGATCCGGGACTCGCTCCTGTAGAAGCTTCGGTTGCGCCTCGCCTGGCCCGTATCCGCGAGGGGATCGGCGCAGCTCGAAGAATGCTCGACGCGATGAGCGCGGCTGACCAGCGCGTTCGGGCGATCAAGGAAGAAGTCAAGGACAAATCGCTCAGCAGGATCGAGCGCGAACAACTCAAAAAATCCGAGGATTACCGCAAACGCCTGGCCGATGCCGAGCGCCAAGTCAAACAGATTAAAACCAATCTGATGCCCGACTTGCGGCGGGAATGGCGCGGGTCGCACCGAGAGTGGATGGACGCCGCACTGGTGCTCGACGAGGTCGGCACAGCGCGTTTTCCAGCATTGCTGGGGACGGGCGGCAACGATGGCCGCCTGGATTTCACCAACAACTACCTACAACGGCTTGGAGCGCTGTTTGATCTGTCGGCAGCGGGCGCGCCGGCCCGCCCCGAAGCGGTTGAATCACTGCGCGAGGCGCTGTTCGGTGCTGTTGGGCGCAGCCGGACGTCCGGCGCCGGGGCTGGGCAGTTCGATCCCGGCGGTAATACAAACGCCTGGGATTTCATTCTCATGCTCGAAGGCGCGGTGATGTTCACAGCCGCAAGCACGCGGCGATTGAATACTCAGGGGGCCTCACGCGCCGCCGCGCCGTTCGCCATTTCGGCTCATGCGGCGGGGTACGCCAGCGCGTCTGATAGCGACGAAAGCGCCCGCGGCGAGCAATGGATGCCGCTATGGTCCCAGCCGATGACCTTTGTCGAACTGCATCGGTTGCTGGCCGAAGGCCGGGCCCAGCTTGATGCTCAGACGGCAACCGAGCCGCTTGATCTTGCGCGGGCGGTCGCGCGTCTGGGCGTGGCGCGCGGCATTCACGCCTTCCAGCGCTATGGGTACATCGAGCGCAACGGCCAGTCCAATCTCGCCGTCCCCCTCGGCCGCTTCGTCGTGCCCGAGTATGCTGCGCCCACGCTGGCGTGCCTTGACGATCTCGATGCGTGGTTGCCGCGTTTGCGCCGCGAAGCGCGCCGTAAGGGGGTGCCGGCCCGGTTTACGCAGGCGGAGCGCCGGCTGGCCGATGTGCTGTTTGCCCTCACGCAACATCCGAACGAGCCGACGCGCTGGCAGACGGTGCTGCTTCGGCTGTCGGACATCGAGGCGCTTCAGGTGCATGGCATCGGGATCAACGCGGGGCCGATTCCGCGCTTGCGCCCCCAGTGGGCGCACGTGGCGGACGACGGTAGCCCGGAACTGCGTCTGGCGCTGGCGTTTGCCCTGCAATGTGCCGATGCGCGAGCGTCGAAGCGCGATGGCGTACGTCGGCACTGGCTTACCTTGGATAAAGGCCGTTTCCGCACCAGTGGCACCGGCAGCGCACAGCGGTTAGCACCGGAAACCGACCGCGTCATGCAGGGCCGCAGTGGCGCCGATGACGCCCTCGCGCTGTTGTCGCGGCGAATGGTCGAGGCCGCTGCGCACGGCGAGCGCCGTTTGCCGCTGGAACCGGGTTTTGGCATCGCGGCCAGCCGCCACGACCTCGCGCGCCTGATTGCAGGCGAAGTGGACCTAGATCGCTGCTTGAGTTTGGCGCGTGCCCTGATGGCGCTTGATGGCCGAGATTGCGCGGCACACCCGCCGCGTCTTGCAGCGCCGCCCGCCGACTGGCCAGACGATGCTTGGCTCACGATTCGCCTGGCCCTGCTGCCGTGGCCGCTGCCGGACGGCCGTCATGCTGGCGCGGACCCGGCCATCCTGCGGCGGCTGCAGGCGGGCGACGCCTCCGCGGCGGTCGGGCTGGCTATCCGTCGTCTGCGCGCGGCCGGCATTGCCAGCAACGTGCGCGCCGCCGCCACCGCGCCGGAGTTGGCGCGCCGCTATGCCGCAGCGCTGGCATTCCCGATTAGCCGCGATACAGCGGTCCGATTTGCTCACCGCCTCGCGCCTATTTTCGACCAGGAGAACGCCGCATGA
- the cas7u gene encoding type I-U CRISPR-associated RAMP protein Csb1/Cas7u, whose protein sequence is MNLDLSPLAHTSRLLFEIPLRPLQGQRFQPTGFPGLGAATFQTAGGLSLLVESAQSMANRLELTGWDEEKSDLKQELQGLSHVSVVRGAGSTSRDRENSATKEFLTDSVTEAHRLNSPYIMFGKVNGQLFFDELGERLNAFEVGPLPSRKQIAEHLIHWDIGTLLHGVFLSAKKGKDKTLAGGRLRLARALSAFIEADEARPAASGGVKNDHVNPSGDTKAGFGNVPFARDEFTADRITLYVNLDLGQIRGYGLGADVERLLTLLALYKLRVLVDGSLRLRTACDLEPATDRIEARRPASFLLPDASALAEALQPAIAACRALMTVTEVRFDDDLKKAKDSEKAEADDDQETDGE, encoded by the coding sequence ATGAACCTCGACCTTTCCCCGCTTGCCCATACCTCACGTCTGCTGTTTGAGATTCCGCTACGGCCCTTGCAAGGCCAGCGTTTTCAGCCCACCGGATTTCCGGGACTCGGTGCCGCCACCTTTCAGACCGCCGGCGGCTTGAGCCTGCTGGTGGAAAGCGCGCAGAGCATGGCCAATCGGCTGGAGCTGACTGGCTGGGATGAAGAAAAAAGCGATCTTAAACAAGAACTGCAAGGGTTGTCGCACGTGAGCGTCGTTCGCGGCGCAGGAAGTACTTCAAGAGATCGGGAGAACTCGGCAACTAAAGAGTTCCTCACCGACAGTGTCACCGAGGCGCATCGATTAAACAGCCCGTACATCATGTTCGGAAAGGTCAATGGTCAGCTATTTTTTGACGAACTTGGCGAGCGGCTAAATGCTTTTGAAGTCGGCCCACTTCCAAGCAGGAAGCAAATTGCTGAGCACTTGATTCATTGGGATATCGGGACGCTTTTGCACGGCGTGTTTCTTTCTGCGAAAAAGGGTAAGGACAAAACATTGGCCGGCGGCCGTCTGCGGCTCGCTCGCGCGTTGTCCGCCTTCATCGAAGCCGACGAGGCGCGCCCCGCGGCGTCTGGCGGGGTCAAGAACGATCACGTAAATCCCAGCGGCGACACCAAGGCCGGGTTTGGCAATGTGCCATTTGCCCGGGACGAGTTCACTGCCGACCGCATCACGCTGTACGTCAACCTCGATCTGGGCCAGATCCGCGGGTACGGTCTAGGCGCGGACGTAGAGCGACTTCTGACGCTTTTGGCCCTGTACAAGCTGCGCGTGCTGGTGGACGGCTCGCTGCGCCTGCGCACCGCGTGCGACCTGGAACCGGCCACCGATCGGATCGAGGCCCGTCGCCCGGCATCGTTTCTGTTGCCGGACGCGTCCGCTCTGGCCGAGGCCCTGCAGCCCGCCATCGCAGCCTGCCGGGCGCTGATGACCGTCACCGAAGTTCGCTTTGATGACGATCTCAAGAAGGCCAAGGACAGCGAGAAAGCCGAAGCCGACGACGACCAGGAAACCGACGGGGAGTGA
- the csb2 gene encoding type I-U CRISPR-associated protein Csb2, with product MPTLWIRFPGRRYHATPWGHHVNEGLVEWPPSPWRLLRALIATGYAKLHWSTDGPPSIARTLIEKLASTAPRYRLPPAVGAHSRHYMPLARFKNGREDTTLVFDTWAQVDDGELGVQWAVALANDERALLAELAQALGYLGRSESWVEAVLADTDNADGFDVFVGEARDCPGPGWEQIALLAPQSAEDYVRWRAQALADAQARAGIDPGKARQPAAEKKKMAALEQTLPPDLIACLQVDTAWLHRLGWSQPPGSRKLFYWRRSESLVPAAPKPRFRTSRSAPVSCMLLALNHGSGNHGALPRLERALPQGELLHRSLVAQASRLAGHSVVLSGCDEQRKPLATPHQHAHLIHLDLDGDGRLDHVLIWAPMGLDDAAQAAVRATRRSYTKGTGALHLALAGSGDWIDLASLPDPFGPRLRALAGNDTEGANHWRSLTPFVPPRHLKVRGRNSLVGQINAELASRGMPDALSVCVFDPHTDDEARQARHFKRVRRHGAPPAQDVGFVLELGFADPVRGPIVLGYGCHYGLGVFGAVK from the coding sequence ATGCCGACCTTGTGGATTCGTTTCCCCGGCCGGCGTTACCACGCCACGCCATGGGGCCATCATGTCAATGAAGGCTTGGTTGAATGGCCGCCTTCGCCGTGGCGCTTGCTGCGCGCCCTGATTGCCACTGGCTACGCCAAACTGCACTGGTCCACCGACGGCCCGCCCTCGATCGCCCGCACCCTGATCGAAAAGCTTGCCAGCACGGCGCCAAGGTATCGATTGCCCCCGGCGGTCGGCGCCCATAGCCGCCACTATATGCCGCTGGCTCGCTTCAAGAACGGGCGCGAAGACACCACCCTGGTGTTCGATACCTGGGCGCAGGTGGACGACGGTGAACTTGGCGTGCAGTGGGCTGTGGCGCTGGCGAATGACGAACGGGCGTTGCTAGCCGAACTGGCGCAGGCGCTCGGCTATCTCGGGCGCTCCGAAAGCTGGGTGGAAGCCGTGCTCGCGGATACTGACAACGCCGATGGTTTTGACGTGTTTGTCGGCGAAGCCCGCGATTGTCCGGGGCCTGGCTGGGAGCAGATAGCTCTGCTCGCGCCCCAATCGGCCGAGGATTACGTGCGGTGGCGAGCGCAGGCACTGGCCGATGCCCAGGCCCGCGCGGGTATCGATCCCGGCAAAGCCCGGCAACCGGCCGCGGAAAAGAAAAAAATGGCGGCGCTAGAACAGACGCTGCCACCGGACCTCATTGCCTGCTTGCAGGTGGATACCGCCTGGCTGCACCGGCTGGGCTGGAGCCAGCCGCCCGGCAGTCGCAAGCTGTTTTACTGGCGGCGCAGCGAGAGTCTGGTGCCGGCAGCCCCGAAGCCGCGCTTCCGGACCAGTCGCAGTGCGCCCGTGTCGTGCATGCTGCTTGCCTTGAACCACGGTAGCGGCAACCACGGTGCTCTGCCGCGCTTGGAACGTGCGCTACCGCAAGGTGAGTTGCTCCACCGCAGCTTGGTGGCTCAGGCTAGCCGTCTGGCGGGGCACTCGGTGGTGCTCAGCGGCTGCGATGAGCAACGCAAACCGCTCGCTACGCCGCACCAGCACGCCCACCTGATCCACCTGGACCTGGATGGTGACGGCCGTCTCGACCACGTGCTGATTTGGGCGCCGATGGGCCTGGATGACGCGGCACAGGCAGCGGTGCGCGCCACCCGGCGCAGCTACACCAAAGGCACGGGGGCGTTGCATCTGGCCTTGGCAGGAAGTGGGGACTGGATCGATCTTGCCAGCTTGCCGGACCCGTTTGGCCCGCGCCTGCGCGCCTTGGCAGGCAATGACACCGAAGGCGCAAACCACTGGCGCTCGCTGACACCATTCGTGCCGCCGCGCCATTTGAAGGTACGTGGCCGCAATAGCTTGGTTGGACAAATCAATGCCGAGCTCGCCAGTCGCGGCATGCCTGACGCACTTTCGGTCTGTGTTTTTGATCCCCACACTGACGACGAAGCCCGTCAGGCGCGCCATTTCAAACGCGTGCGCAGACACGGGGCGCCGCCGGCGCAGGATGTCGGCTTCGTGTTGGAGCTGGGGTTCGCTGATCCGGTTCGGGGACCCATCGTGCTGGGCTATGGCTGTCACTACGGCCTGGGCGTATTCGGCGCGGTCAAATGA
- a CDS encoding PIN domain-containing protein: MTRLLDSVIVIDHLNGIEPATRYLSAHGADCAVSVITRAEVLAGFDDTHTALARELLDLFPTLPITLDIADLAARLRRSERWKLPDAFQAALAMHHGLALVTRNTRDFRSGAGLEVVVPYGV, translated from the coding sequence GTGACACGGCTGCTGGACTCGGTGATCGTCATCGACCACCTGAACGGCATCGAGCCGGCGACCCGATACCTGTCGGCACACGGCGCCGATTGCGCGGTATCGGTGATCACCCGCGCCGAAGTGCTGGCCGGCTTTGACGACACGCACACGGCGCTGGCGCGCGAGCTGCTGGACCTGTTCCCCACGCTGCCGATCACGCTGGACATTGCGGACCTCGCCGCCCGCCTGCGCCGCAGCGAACGCTGGAAACTGCCCGATGCCTTCCAGGCGGCGCTGGCGATGCACCACGGCCTGGCGCTGGTCACGCGCAACACGCGCGACTTTCGCAGCGGCGCCGGGTTGGAGGTGGTGGTGCCGTATGGGGTGTGA
- a CDS encoding ribbon-helix-helix protein, CopG family, with protein MPKTLVNLDPDDKAWLDQEARRRKLPMTELVRQAVHSYRLREQSQARPALEEVLARTAGLWRHGDGLAWQQRLRGEWNDDA; from the coding sequence ATGCCAAAAACACTGGTCAATCTGGATCCCGACGACAAGGCCTGGCTGGACCAGGAGGCGCGCCGGCGCAAGCTGCCGATGACCGAACTGGTGCGCCAGGCGGTGCACAGCTACCGCCTGCGCGAACAAAGCCAGGCCCGACCGGCGCTGGAGGAAGTGCTGGCGCGTACCGCGGGCCTGTGGCGACACGGGGATGGACTGGCCTGGCAGCAGCGCCTGCGGGGCGAGTGGAACGACGACGCGTGA
- the cas1 gene encoding CRISPR-associated endonuclease Cas1, with product MVNEYQYCPRLAYLEWVQGEWAESVDTVDGRYRHRRVDKPSGDLPDPGDSPPMEPQHARSITLSSNRLGLIARMDVVEADGTVATPVDYKRGKRPHVARGAYDPERVQLCVQGMILEEHGFEVPEGALYFAQSKERVRVEFDDDLRALTRSAVDGLRHIAAGGQIPPPLVDSPKCPRCSLVGICLPDEVNFLARMALPPRPLAVPHDEAMPLYVQARGAKVTKSGETLEVHVEDQKVATARLGETSQVVLQGSVYLTTPALHELMAREIPVTWLSFGGWFLGHTVGLGHKNVEIRTAQYRASFDDRHCLRLARGLVVAKIRNARTLLRRNWKRGELPEHLLDEFRRDVEQADRASSLQTLLGIEGNAAARYFRNFREMLGDGDGVSASFDFEKRNRRPPADPVNALLSYAYSLLTRAVTVALTAVGFDAYRGFYHQPRYGRPALALDLMEPFRPLIADSSVIMAINNAELRPSDFLSVAGSVSLTSDGRKRFIAGFERRLMQEVTHPLFGYRVSYRRLLELQARLLARHLLGEIPEYPNFITR from the coding sequence ATGGTCAACGAATACCAGTACTGCCCGCGCCTGGCGTATCTGGAATGGGTGCAGGGCGAGTGGGCCGAATCGGTGGACACGGTCGACGGCCGCTACCGGCACCGGCGGGTGGACAAGCCTTCGGGCGATCTGCCGGACCCGGGCGATTCGCCGCCCATGGAGCCGCAGCACGCGCGCTCCATCACCCTGTCATCCAACCGCCTGGGGCTGATTGCCCGCATGGACGTGGTGGAGGCCGACGGCACCGTCGCCACACCGGTGGATTACAAGCGCGGCAAGCGCCCGCACGTGGCCCGCGGCGCGTACGACCCGGAGCGCGTGCAGCTGTGCGTGCAGGGCATGATCCTGGAAGAACACGGTTTCGAGGTGCCCGAAGGCGCGCTGTACTTTGCGCAGAGCAAGGAGCGCGTGCGCGTGGAGTTTGACGACGACCTGCGCGCGCTGACCCGCAGCGCCGTGGATGGCCTGCGCCACATCGCCGCCGGCGGGCAGATTCCGCCACCGCTGGTGGACAGCCCCAAGTGTCCGCGCTGCTCGCTGGTCGGCATCTGCCTGCCGGACGAGGTGAACTTTCTGGCGCGCATGGCGTTGCCGCCCCGGCCACTGGCCGTGCCGCACGACGAAGCCATGCCGCTGTACGTCCAGGCGCGCGGCGCCAAGGTGACCAAGAGCGGCGAAACGCTGGAAGTGCACGTGGAAGATCAAAAAGTCGCCACCGCGCGTCTTGGCGAGACTTCGCAGGTGGTACTGCAAGGCAGCGTCTATCTGACCACGCCGGCTCTGCACGAACTCATGGCGCGCGAAATTCCAGTCACCTGGCTGTCCTTCGGCGGCTGGTTTCTGGGCCACACCGTGGGCCTTGGCCACAAGAATGTGGAAATCCGCACCGCCCAGTACCGCGCCAGCTTCGACGATCGGCACTGCCTGCGCCTGGCGCGCGGCCTGGTGGTGGCCAAGATTCGCAACGCCCGCACGCTGCTGCGGCGCAACTGGAAGCGCGGTGAACTGCCCGAGCACCTGCTCGACGAGTTTCGGCGTGACGTCGAACAGGCCGACCGCGCCAGCAGCCTGCAAACCCTGCTTGGCATAGAAGGCAACGCCGCGGCACGTTATTTCCGCAATTTTCGGGAAATGCTGGGCGACGGGGACGGCGTCAGCGCCAGCTTCGACTTCGAAAAGCGCAATCGCAGGCCGCCGGCCGATCCGGTCAACGCGCTGCTGTCCTACGCCTACAGCCTGCTCACGCGTGCCGTCACGGTGGCCTTGACGGCTGTGGGGTTCGATGCCTACCGCGGCTTTTACCACCAGCCGCGCTACGGGCGGCCAGCCTTGGCGCTCGATCTCATGGAACCATTCCGGCCGTTGATTGCGGATTCCAGCGTCATCATGGCCATCAACAACGCCGAACTGCGCCCAAGCGATTTTTTGAGCGTGGCAGGCTCGGTGTCGTTGACCAGTGATGGGCGCAAGCGCTTCATTGCCGGCTTCGAGCGCCGCCTGATGCAGGAAGTCACGCATCCGCTGTTCGGATACCGGGTGAGCTACCGCCGGTTGCTCGAACTTCAGGCCCGCCTGCTCGCACGGCACTTGCTGGGCGAAATACCCGAATACCCCAACTTCATAACCCGCTGA
- the cas2 gene encoding CRISPR-associated endonuclease Cas2, which produces MDEHLYIVTYDIADDKRWRSVFKIMKGYGEWLQLSVFQCRLSARRHAELIELLTGAINNRHDHVLLVDIGPAERVTPRVVSLGKNFEAVAKVPVIV; this is translated from the coding sequence ATGGACGAACACCTTTACATCGTCACCTACGACATCGCCGACGATAAGCGTTGGCGGTCCGTGTTCAAGATCATGAAGGGCTACGGGGAATGGCTGCAGCTTTCCGTGTTCCAGTGTCGCTTGTCGGCACGGCGCCACGCCGAGCTGATCGAGCTGCTCACCGGCGCCATCAACAACCGGCACGATCATGTGCTATTGGTGGACATCGGCCCGGCCGAGCGGGTCACGCCGCGGGTGGTGAGCCTGGGTAAGAATTTTGAAGCGGTGGCAAAGGTGCCCGTCATCGTCTAG
- the cysQ gene encoding 3'(2'),5'-bisphosphate nucleotidase CysQ has translation MVSGVDLAGLLPAVIEIAHRAAGAILEVYDGEFTVEHKDDRSPLTAADRAAHGVIVAALEALTPQWPVLSEESVAIPYAQRRAWQRYWLVDPLDGTREFVKRNGEFTVNIALIDAGRPVLGVVQVPVRGEVYAAAEGAGAYHVSATGERRALHVSTYRGGPLRVVASRSHASPELAQLLDALPGHRIVSIGSSLKICLVAAGEADFYPRHGPTSEWDTAAAQCVLEQAGGQLTDFGLQPLRYNKESLLNVPFLAFGAGERPWQAALENG, from the coding sequence ATGGTTTCTGGCGTTGACCTCGCTGGCCTGTTGCCGGCCGTGATCGAGATTGCCCACCGCGCTGCCGGCGCCATCCTGGAGGTCTACGACGGCGAGTTCACGGTCGAGCACAAGGACGACCGCTCGCCGCTGACGGCTGCGGACCGGGCGGCGCACGGTGTGATCGTGGCCGCGCTGGAGGCGCTCACGCCGCAGTGGCCGGTGTTGTCCGAGGAGTCGGTGGCCATTCCGTATGCGCAGCGCCGGGCCTGGCAGCGCTACTGGCTGGTCGATCCGCTGGACGGCACGCGCGAGTTCGTGAAGCGCAACGGCGAGTTCACGGTCAACATTGCGCTCATCGACGCCGGCCGGCCGGTGCTGGGGGTGGTGCAGGTGCCGGTGCGCGGTGAGGTGTATGCGGCGGCCGAGGGGGCAGGGGCCTATCACGTGTCGGCCACCGGCGAGCGGCGTGCACTGCACGTGAGTACCTACCGCGGCGGGCCGCTGCGGGTGGTGGCCAGTCGCTCACATGCCAGCCCGGAATTGGCGCAGCTTCTCGATGCGCTGCCCGGACACCGGATCGTGTCGATCGGCAGTTCGCTCAAGATTTGCCTGGTGGCGGCCGGGGAGGCGGATTTCTATCCCCGCCACGGGCCGACCAGCGAGTGGGACACGGCGGCGGCGCAGTGCGTGCTGGAGCAGGCCGGCGGGCAGTTGACGGATTTCGGCTTGCAGCCGCTGCGCTACAACAAGGAATCGCTGCTGAACGTGCCGTTTCTGGCGTTTGGCGCTGGCGAGCGGCCCTGGCAGGCGGCGCTCGAGAACGGGTAA
- the flgN gene encoding flagellar export chaperone FlgN — protein sequence MPTPAAPTGHDLLGTLVGLLEQEYAALRQADAAAVVSIAERKRALTGTLASLGLPAVGDASLPAPTAALARRCHDLNRRNGELLHLQQSMLTRAMRVLSGNDAGPTVYGARGQTQATPGGRHIASV from the coding sequence GTGCCAACGCCTGCGGCCCCGACCGGCCACGACCTGCTGGGCACCCTGGTCGGCCTGCTGGAACAGGAATACGCCGCCCTGCGCCAGGCAGACGCGGCAGCAGTAGTCAGCATTGCCGAACGCAAACGCGCTCTGACCGGCACCCTCGCCAGCCTTGGCCTGCCGGCCGTCGGGGACGCCAGCCTGCCGGCCCCGACGGCCGCACTGGCGCGGCGTTGCCATGACCTGAACCGGCGCAACGGCGAGCTGCTGCACCTGCAGCAGAGCATGCTCACGCGCGCCATGCGCGTGCTGTCCGGCAACGATGCCGGCCCTACGGTATACGGCGCCCGCGGCCAGACCCAGGCCACCCCGGGCGGCCGGCACATCGCCAGCGTCTGA
- the flgM gene encoding flagellar biosynthesis anti-sigma factor FlgM produces the protein MEIGPTSATADIHKTDAAPARQLAAGKASAAPQPAAGDSVDLTDGARQLQDLQAAVAATPVVDSVRVAALRDAIANGSYRVDSQAIADGLLAQDRAALG, from the coding sequence ATGGAAATCGGGCCCACCTCAGCCACCGCAGACATTCACAAGACCGACGCCGCGCCCGCCCGCCAGCTGGCCGCAGGCAAAGCGTCGGCGGCGCCGCAGCCTGCCGCCGGCGACAGCGTCGACCTGACCGACGGCGCCCGTCAGCTGCAGGACCTGCAGGCAGCGGTCGCCGCCACGCCGGTCGTTGACAGCGTGCGCGTGGCGGCGCTGCGCGACGCCATCGCCAACGGCAGCTACCGGGTCGACTCGCAGGCCATCGCCGATGGCCTGCTCGCGCAGGATCGCGCGGCCCTTGGATAA
- the flgA gene encoding flagellar basal body P-ring formation chaperone FlgA, translating to MQRPDIRKATRPLALVLLLCSASASAVQAPNTLVDAARGAALAAAREAGVNNPTATVTNPDPRLRLADCPAPLAANLTGQTRLPGRAVVRVACPGAAGWAVHLPVSVQAKGDVLVAARPLPRGHRVQAGDLRRQTLELGALNGQYLLDESAALGQALRRSIASGERLAPSLLQAPVLVRRGDPVLMQLQSDSFVIHANGRAMASGGAGERIAVENLSSKRVVHGTVTGDGRVTVEF from the coding sequence ATGCAGCGCCCAGACATCCGCAAAGCCACGCGCCCGCTGGCGCTCGTCCTGCTGCTCTGCAGCGCCAGCGCGTCGGCCGTGCAGGCGCCGAACACCCTGGTGGATGCCGCACGCGGCGCGGCACTGGCGGCCGCCCGCGAGGCCGGCGTCAATAATCCGACGGCAACGGTCACCAACCCCGACCCGCGCCTGCGCCTGGCCGACTGTCCGGCCCCTCTGGCGGCCAATCTGACCGGCCAGACGCGGCTGCCCGGCCGGGCCGTGGTGCGGGTGGCCTGCCCGGGCGCGGCCGGATGGGCGGTGCACCTGCCGGTCAGCGTGCAGGCCAAGGGCGACGTGCTGGTGGCGGCAAGGCCGCTGCCGCGCGGCCACCGCGTGCAGGCCGGCGACCTGCGCCGGCAGACGCTGGAACTGGGCGCGCTCAACGGCCAGTACCTGCTCGACGAGTCCGCGGCGCTGGGCCAGGCCCTGCGCCGCAGCATCGCCAGTGGCGAACGACTCGCACCCTCGCTGCTGCAGGCGCCAGTGCTGGTGCGCCGGGGCGATCCGGTGCTGATGCAGCTGCAAAGCGACAGCTTCGTCATCCACGCCAACGGCCGGGCGATGGCCAGCGGCGGTGCCGGCGAGCGGATCGCCGTCGAGAACCTGAGCTCCAAACGCGTCGTTCACGGCACCGTGACCGGCGACGGGCGGGTCACGGTGGAATTTTGA
- the flgB gene encoding flagellar basal body rod protein FlgB: protein MANLIDQAFGTHATALQLRAERAQLLAANLANADTPGFKARDIDFKQALASAQGGAGPLLTTQANHLASLDAGAATKALYRTPLQPSLDGNTVDVATEQAAFGENSNRYLASLTFLNGRIRGLMTALRGE, encoded by the coding sequence ATGGCAAACCTCATCGACCAGGCATTCGGCACTCACGCCACGGCGCTGCAACTGCGCGCCGAGCGGGCGCAGCTGCTGGCGGCCAATCTGGCCAACGCCGACACGCCCGGCTTCAAGGCGCGGGACATCGATTTCAAGCAGGCGCTGGCCAGCGCGCAGGGTGGCGCCGGGCCGCTGCTGACCACGCAGGCCAATCACCTGGCCAGCCTGGACGCGGGCGCCGCGACCAAGGCGCTGTACCGCACGCCGCTGCAGCCGTCCCTGGACGGCAACACGGTGGATGTGGCGACCGAGCAGGCGGCGTTTGGCGAGAACTCGAATCGGTACCTGGCCAGCCTGACGTTCCTGAACGGCCGCATCCGCGGCCTGATGACCGCCCTGCGCGGGGAGTGA